In Fusarium oxysporum f. sp. lycopersici 4287 chromosome 2, whole genome shotgun sequence, a genomic segment contains:
- a CDS encoding mitochondrial import inner membrane translocase subunit TIM21: MKPTTTNLIATGSIAFRGIPSTLRPFHVSRYYATQQGLGASPQSSKSKRRAVTPFNDNGYVPWTELSVGEKAARATQQSFNFGMILVGLVLTGGVGYFLWTDVFSPDSKISNFNRAVDKIKRDPRIIELMGDSKKITAHGDETFNKWRRARPVASTETTDARGDQHIMMHFYVDGPKNNGIARLHMVRYRGHSDFEYKYLFVDIKGHDRIYLEQEDAASSKGGKKLSFFGVKW; the protein is encoded by the exons ATGAAACCGACGACGACAAATCTCATCGCGACCGGATCAATAGCCTTCCGGGGCATCCCATCAACGCTTCGACCTTTCCATGTCTCGAGATACTATGCGACACAACAAGGCTTAGGAGCATCGCCTCAAAGCTCTAAATCGAAGCGAAGAGCAGTGACGCCGTTCAACGATAATGGATATGTACCTTGGACAGAGCTTTCGGTGGGAGAGAAGGCAGCGAGAGCGACGCAGCAGAGCTTCAACTTTGGCATGATCCTCGTCGGTCTCGTGCTCACT GGCGGTGTAGGGTATTTCCTCTGGACGGACGTCTTCTCCCCCGATAGCAAGatctccaacttcaaccgCGCagtcgacaagatcaaacGTGACCCTCGTATAATTGAACTCATGGGCGACTCCAAGAAGATTACTGCACATGGAGACGAGACATTCAACAAGTGGAGGAGGGCACGTCCTGTTGC ATCTACGGAAACGACAGATGCTCGCGGAGATCAGCATATAATGATGCATTTCTAT GTTGATGGGCCCAAGAACAACGGTATTGCACGGCTTCATATGGTCAGATACCGCGGCCATAGTGACTTTGAGTACAAATATCTCTTTGTCGACATCAAAGGTCATGACAGAATCTACCTTGAGCAAGAGGATGCAGCATCCTCCAAGGGTGGCAAGAAACTCAGCTTCTTTGGAGTGAAGTGGTAA